In Helicobacter colisuis, the DNA window GATTTTGCTTGGAGTTTTAGCGAAGGATTTGCAGTAGTTAAACTTGATGGAAAATGGGGCTTTATAGATAAAAGTGGAAAATTTATTATAGAACCAAAATTTGATGATGCTTGGAGTTTTCGCGAAGGATTTGCAGTAGTTAAACTTGATGGAAAATGGGGCTTTATAGATAAAAGTGGAAAATTTATTATAGAACCAAAATTTGATGATGCTGGATCTTTTAACGAAGGACTTGTGCCAATTAAACTCAATGGAAAATGGGGCTTTATAAATAAAAAAGAGGTAATTGTCATCAAACCACAATTTGATGAGATTGACCATTTCAAACCCATTGGAATCCAAATCAATGGAAAATGGGGCACAATAGATGAAAATGGTAAATTCATCGCTGAATAAGGCTTTGTAAGCCTTATTTTATGCCACTATTACATTATTTCAGTGGTGGCTTTGAGCTTTTGTTTATCAAAGTGCGTATAGATTCTTGAAGTCTCTACACTTGCGTGTCCTAGGGCTTCTTGGACTAGCACCAAATCTTGGCTTTTTTGATAGAGCAGGGTAGCAAAGGAATGTCTTAGCATATGTGCGCCATTTTTCTCTTTGCGGATTCCATTGGTTAGCAAAACCTGCTCAACAATGCGACTAACATAGGCTTGTGTGAGTTTTTTGCCTTTGTGAT includes these proteins:
- a CDS encoding WG repeat-containing protein, yielding DFAWSFSEGFAVVKLDGKWGFIDKSGKFIIEPKFDDAWSFREGFAVVKLDGKWGFIDKSGKFIIEPKFDDAGSFNEGLVPIKLNGKWGFINKKEVIVIKPQFDEIDHFKPIGIQINGKWGTIDENGKFIAE